The following are encoded together in the Lactuca sativa cultivar Salinas chromosome 1, Lsat_Salinas_v11, whole genome shotgun sequence genome:
- the LOC111915706 gene encoding uncharacterized protein LOC111915706, translated as MSSISVSLFSPLARSTHSRNWGIRSSSAAPPNVDFTSLESAIAKKDSDGVKEALSQLSEIGWAKKWGSQPYVSRRPTSLRELTILGMKNAENLAIPSVRNDAAFLFTVVGTTGFLGVLAGQLPGDWGFFVPYLIGSISLVVLAVGSISPGLLQAAIGGFSTFFPDYQDRIARHEAAHFLIAYLLGLPILGYSLDIGKENVNLIDEKLEKLIYSGQLDAKELDRLAVVAMAGLAAEGLKYDKVIGQSADLFTLQRFINRSKPQVKPQEQQNLTRWAVLFAGSLLKTNQALHEALMSAMSNKATVLECIEAIEKAAV; from the exons atgtcTTCCATATCTGTTTCGCTCTTCAGTCCTCTTGCTCGATCTACACATTCTAGAAATTGGGGAATCAGATCTTCCTCAGCTGCTCCCCCCAACGTCGACTTCACCTCTCTCGAATCCGCCATCGCCAAG AAGGATAGTGATGGTGTTAAAGAAGCACTTAGTCAGCTCTCTGAAATTGGTTGGGCCAAAAAGTGGGGTTCTCAACCCTATGTATCCCGTCGCCCC ACATCTCTACGTGAGTTGACAATTCTTGGAATGAAAAACGCGGAGAACCTTGCAATACCTAGTGTTAGAAATGAT GCTGCTTTTCTTTTCACTGTGGTGGGAACTACAGGGTTCTTGGGAGTTCTTGCTGGTCAGCTTCCTGGG GACTGGGGCTTCTTTGTACCATATCTGATTGGGAGCATCTCTTTGGTGGTTCTGGCTGTAGGGAGTATCTCACCTGG GCTTCTTCAGGCTGCAATAGGTGGATTCTCGACATTTTTCCCTGATTATCAAGATAGAATTGCCAGACATGAAGCTGCTCATTTTCTAA TTGCCTACTTACTTGGTCTCCCTATCCTTGGGTACTCTCTGGATATTGGAAAAGAGAATGTGAATCTCATAGACGAAAAACTTGAAAAACTAATATACAGTGGACAACTTGATGCCAAGGAACTTGACAG GTTAGCAGTTGTTGCAATGGCTGGACTAGCAGCAGAAGGTCTAAAATACGATAAAGTGATTGGCCAATCCGCCGACCTATTTACTCTACAG AGATTCATAAACAGAAGTAAACCACAGGTTAAGCCACAAGAGCAGCAAAATCTAACCAGATGGGCA GTGTTGTTTGCGGGGTCACTGTTGAAAACAAATCAGGCACTTCATGAAGCTCTAATGTCTGcaatgtcaaataaggcaactgTGCTCGAGTGCATTGAAGCGATCGAAAAGGCTGCTGTATGA